In Procambarus clarkii isolate CNS0578487 chromosome 5, FALCON_Pclarkii_2.0, whole genome shotgun sequence, the following are encoded in one genomic region:
- the LOC123750731 gene encoding mucin-17-like: protein MTQVSDDQLHPLRPSRQRRQGFITTSMVRGILSARDRATTPVSARDRATTLVRARDRATTLVRARDRATTLVSARDRATTLVRTKLSAARHHQLSHYNDCVSHVVSSKLQIKRLCAHGCQALSDRKGHTSPPPAPHHANAQSSTGPTEIAGVLNTAAHSRDRRSSQHRRPQQRSPEFSTPPPTAEIAGVLNTAAHSRDRRSSQHRRPQQRSPEFSTPPPTAEIAGVLNTAAHSRDRRSSQHRRPHQRSPEFSTPPPTAEIAGVLNTAAHSRDRRSSQHRRPQQRSPEFSTPPPTAEIAGVLNTAAHSRDRRSSQHRRPQQRSPEFSTPPPTAEIAGVLNTAAHSRDRRSSQHRRPQQRSPEFSTPPPTAEIAGVLNTAAHSRDRRSSQHRRPQQRSPEFSTPPPTAEIAGVLNTAAHSRDRRSSQHRRPQQRSPEFSTPPPTAEIAGVLNTAAHSRDRRSSQHRRPQQRSPEFSTPPPTAEIAGVLNTAAHSRDRWSSQHRRPQQRSPEFSTPPPTAEIAGVLNTAAHSRDRWSSQHRRSQQRSPEFSTPPPTAEIAGVLNTAAHSRDRWSSQHRRPQQRSPEFSTPPPTAEIAGVLNTAAHSRDRWSSQHRRPQQRSPEFSTPPPTAEIAGVLNTAAHSRDRWSSQHRRPQQRSLEFSTPPPTAEIAGVLNTAAHSRDRRSSQHRRPQQRSPEFSAPPPTNRPIVVRVRRLAKLSPIRTFAFVHQTIIGGPGY from the exons ATGACTCAGGTCTCTGATGACCAGTTGCATCCTCTACGACCTTCACGTCAACGTCGTCAAGGCTTCATTACGACCTCTATGGTTAGAGGCATATTGAGTGCCAGAGACCGTGCCACGACCCCCGTCAGTGCCAGAGACCGTGCCACGACCCTCGTCAGGGCCAGAGACCGTGCCACGACCCTCGTCAGGGCCAGAGACCGTGCCACGACCCTCGTCAGTGCCAGAGACCGTGCCACGACCCTCGTCAGGACAAAGCTCTCAgcggccagacaccaccagctCTCTCACTACAATGACTGTGTCAGCCATGTTGTTTCAAGCAAATTACAAATTAAAA ggCTGTGTGCACACGGGTGTCAGGCACTGAGTGACCGCAAGGGGCATACCTCGCCCCCTCCTGCTCCCCACCATGCCAACGCTCAGTCATCAACTGGACCAACAGAGATCGCCGGAGTTCTCAACACCGCCGCCCACAGCAGAGATCGCCGGAGTTCTCAACACCGCCGCCCACAGCAGAGATCGCCGGAGTTCTCAACACCGCCGCCCACAGCAGAGATCGCCGGAGTTCTCAACACCGCCGCCCACAGCAGAGATCGCCGGAGTTCTCAACACCGCCGCCCACAGCAGAGATCGCCGGAGTTCTCAACACCGCCGCCCACAGCAGAGATCGCCGGAGTTCTCAACACCGCCGCCCACAGCAGAGATCGCCGGAGTTCTCAACACCGCCGCCCACATCAGAGATCGCCGGAGTTCTCAACACCGCCGCCCACAGCAGAGATCGCCGGAGTTCTCAACACCGCCGCCCACAGCAGAGATCGCCGGAGTTCTCAACACCGCCGCCCACAGCAGAGATCGCCGGAGTTCTCAACACCGCCGCCCACAGCAGAGATCGCCGGAGTTCTCAACACCGCCGCCCACAGCAGAGATCGCCGGAGTTCTCAACACCGCCGCCCACAGCAGAGATCGCCGGAGTTCTCAACACCGCCGCCCACAGCAGAGATCGCCGGAGTTCTCAACACCGCCGCCCACAGCAGAGATCGCCGGAGTTCTCAACACCGCCGCCCACAGCAGAGATCGCCGGAGTTCTCAACACCGCCGCCCACAGCAGAGATCGCCGGAGTTCTCAACACCGCCGCCCACAGCAGAGATCGCCGGAGTTCTCAACACCGCCGCCCACAGCAGAGATCGCCGGAGTTCTCAACACCGCCGCCCACAGCAGAGATCGCCGGAGTTCTCAACACCGCCGCCCACAGCAGAGATCGCCGGAGTTCTCAACACCGCCGCCCACAGCAGAGATCGCCGGAGTTCTCAACACCGCCGCCCACAGCAGAGATCGCCGGAGTTCTCAACACCGCCGCCCACAGCAGAGATCGCCGGAGTTCTCAACACCGCCGCCCACAGCAGAGATCGCCGGAGTTCTCAACACCGCCGCCCACAGCAGAGATCGCCGGAGTTCTCAACACCGCCGCCCACAGCAGAGATCGCTGGAGTTCTCAACACCGCCGCCCACAGCAGAGATCGCCGGAGTTCTCAACACCGCCGCCCACAGCAGAGATCGCCGGAGTTCTCAACACCGCCGCCCACAGCAGAGATCGCTGGAgttctcaacaccgccgctcacaGCAGAGATCGCCGGAGTTCTCAACACCGCCGCCCACAGCAGAGATCGCCGGAGTTCTCAACACCGCCGCCCACAGCAGAGATCGCTGGAGTTCTCAACACCGCCGCCCACAGCAGAGATCGCCGGAGTTCTCAACACCGCCGCCCACAGCAGAGATCGCTGGAGTTCTCAACACCGCCGCCCACAGCAGAGATCGCTGGAGTTCTCAACACCGCCGCCCACAGCAGAGATCGCCGGAGTTCTCAACACCGCCGCCCACAGCAGAGATCGCCGGAGTTCTCAACACCGCCGCCCACAGCAGAGATCGCTGGAGTTCTCAACACCGCCGCCCACAGCAGAGATCGCTGGAGTTCTCAACACCGCCGCCCACAGCAGAGATCGCCGGAGTTCTCAACACCGCCGCCCACAGCAGAGATCGCCGGAGTTCTCAACACCGCCGCCCACAGCAGAGATCGCCGGAGTTCTCAGCGCCGCCGCCCACCAATCGTCCCATTGTGGTCCGGGTGAGACGTCTGGCCAAACTTTCTCCAATTAGAACGTTCGCCTTTGTGCACCAAACTATTATTGGGGGACCTGGATATTAA